Proteins from a genomic interval of Scomber scombrus chromosome 11, fScoSco1.1, whole genome shotgun sequence:
- the gpaa1 gene encoding glycosylphosphatidylinositol anchor attachment 1 protein isoform X2 — MGLLSDPNRRRALISLLTRLNAPICVVCYMAGVAWFMGLAFEPFTLRTYMSENAMGSTMVEERFPAGERALATGREFAAHKKKAGGMPVDWLVRTMQARGLEVFTQSFSRTLPFPDENKERYMVRGTNVYGILRAPRAPRTEALVLSAPCSPGDSNNQAVGLLLGLAHYFRNQIYWAKDIIFLVNEHDLIGMQAWLEGYHHTNTTGMDWSPLQGRGGSIQAALSLELSSDVVTSLDVVLEGLNGQLPNLDLTNLFYAFCQKIGVLCTIQGKLQRNDWDSVSGYSHSVQTMMLMVMKQASGRPWGDHGLFLRYHIEAATIKGINSFRQYKTDTTTIGRLLEGMYRKLNNLLERLHQSYFFYLMPSLSHFVSIGYYMPAFGLLAVILLLRALDLWVQLSTPPPRTEDGVDDIEQSSPGVLSVLTPLVISHLTGVALYMLPIRFQEMAVEHFPVSETEAVVLTAIAVYTAGLALPHNTHRLVSGEGTEQGWKVLKLVAVLYLAVLLGCTALINFSLGFILAITLVPVAAFITPHVPKLLSAFILVVLSPAFTLLFSVFLYQELLEMPISFQEGWVLYLSVISQGILDHFLYGSLVYPLVALLVYPCWLLFWNILFWK, encoded by the exons TGTGGTCTGCTACATGGCGGGTGTGGCATGGTTCATGGGCTTAGCATTTGAGCCGTTCACTCTGCGGACATACATGTCAGAGAACGCCATGGGTTCGACTATGGTGGAGGAGCGCTTCCCAGCCGGGGAGAGGGCACTGGCCACTGGCAGGGAGTTTGCTGCACATAAGAAGAAAGCAGG TGGGATGCCAGTGGATTGGCTGGTGAGGACTATGCAGGCTCGAGGTCTGGAGGTGTTCACCCAGAGCTTTTCTCGCACTCTGCCCTTCCCTgatgaaaacaaagagagataT atggtgagaggtaCAAATGTATATGGGATCCTCCGTGCTCCTCGAGCTCCGCGGACTGAAGCTCTGGTGCTGAGTGCTCCCTGCAGCCCCGGCGATAGCAACAACCAGGCTGTGGGTTTGCTGCTTGGTTTGGCTCATTACTTCAGGA ATCAGATTTACTGGGCCAAGGACATTATATTCCTTGTGAACGAGCATGATCTGATTGGTATGCAGGCGTGGCTGGAGGGCTACCACCACACCAACACTACAG GTATGGACTGGTCTCCTCTTCAAGGCCGTGGTGGTTCAATCCAGGCAGCCCTGTCTCTGGAGCTCAGCAGTGATGTTGTCACCAGTTTGGACGTGGTACTGGAGGGCCTCAACGGTCAGCTGCCAAACTTGGATTTAACCAACCTCTTTTATGCTTTCTGTCAGAAGATAGGGGTCCTCTGCACCATCCAGGGCAAG cTGCAGAGGAATGACTGGGACAGTGTGTCAGGCTACAGCCATTCAGTCCAGACCATGATGCTGATGGTAATGAAGCAGGCCAGTGGGCGGCCCTGGGGGGACCATGGCCTCTTCCTGCGCTACCACATTGAGGCTGCTACCATCAAAGGCATCAACAGCTTCCGCCAATACAAGACTGACACCACCACCATTGGAAG GCTCCTGGAAGGAATGTATCGTAAGCTGAATAACCTCCTGGAGCGCCTGCACCAATCCTACTTCTTCTACCTGATGCCATCGCTCTCTCACTTTGTCTCCATCGGTTACTACATGCCAGCATTTGGCCTGCTCGCTGTTATCCTGCTGCTACGT GCCTTAGACCTTTGGGTTCAACTGTCAACTCCACCACCAAGAACAGAAGATGGAGTTGATGACATTGAGCAG TCCAGTCCAGGAGTGCTGTCCGTGTTGACTCCTCTGGTTATCAGCCATCTGACCGGAGTAGCTCTGTACATGCTGCCGATCCGTTTTCAGGAGATGGCAGTAGAACACTTCCCAGTGTCTGAGACTGAGGCCGTAGTCCTGACCGCTATCGCTGTTTACACTGCAGGCCTGGCTTTACCTCataacacacacag ACTCGTGTCGGGCGAGGGGACGGAGCAGGGCTGGAAAGTTCTGAAGCTGGTCGCTGTGCTGTACCTGGCTGTGCTGCTGGGCTGCACTGCCCTCATCAACTTCTCCCTGGGCTTCATCCTTGCTATCACCCTGGTGCCTGTGGCTGCGTTCATCACACCCCATGTCCCaaa ACTTCTGTCAGCCTTCATCTTGGTCGTCCTCAGCCCAGCCTTCACTCTGCTCTTTTCAGTCTTCCTCTACCAAGAGCTGCTTGAAATGCCCATCAGCTTCCAAGAAGGTTGGGTGCTATACCTGTCGGTCATCTCGCAGGGCATCCTGGATCACTTCCTGTACGGCTCTCTGGTCTACCCACTAGTAGCCCTGCTGGTCTATCCTTGCTGGCTGCTTTTCTGGAACATCCTCTTCTGGAAGTAG
- the gpaa1 gene encoding glycosylphosphatidylinositol anchor attachment 1 protein isoform X1: MGLLSDPNRRRALISLLTRLNAPICVVCYMAGVAWFMGLAFEPFTLRTYMSENAMGSTMVEERFPAGERALATGREFAAHKKKAGGMPVDWLVRTMQARGLEVFTQSFSRTLPFPDENKERYMVRGTNVYGILRAPRAPRTEALVLSAPCSPGDSNNQAVGLLLGLAHYFRNQIYWAKDIIFLVNEHDLIGMQAWLEGYHHTNTTGMDWSPLQGRGGSIQAALSLELSSDVVTSLDVVLEGLNGQLPNLDLTNLFYAFCQKIGVLCTIQGKLQRNDWDSVSGYSHSVQTMMLMVMKQASGRPWGDHGLFLRYHIEAATIKGINSFRQYKTDTTTIGRLLEGMYRKLNNLLERLHQSYFFYLMPSLSHFVSIGYYMPAFGLLAVILLLRALDLWVQLSTPPPRTEDGVDDIEQQSSPGVLSVLTPLVISHLTGVALYMLPIRFQEMAVEHFPVSETEAVVLTAIAVYTAGLALPHNTHRLVSGEGTEQGWKVLKLVAVLYLAVLLGCTALINFSLGFILAITLVPVAAFITPHVPKLLSAFILVVLSPAFTLLFSVFLYQELLEMPISFQEGWVLYLSVISQGILDHFLYGSLVYPLVALLVYPCWLLFWNILFWK; encoded by the exons TGTGGTCTGCTACATGGCGGGTGTGGCATGGTTCATGGGCTTAGCATTTGAGCCGTTCACTCTGCGGACATACATGTCAGAGAACGCCATGGGTTCGACTATGGTGGAGGAGCGCTTCCCAGCCGGGGAGAGGGCACTGGCCACTGGCAGGGAGTTTGCTGCACATAAGAAGAAAGCAGG TGGGATGCCAGTGGATTGGCTGGTGAGGACTATGCAGGCTCGAGGTCTGGAGGTGTTCACCCAGAGCTTTTCTCGCACTCTGCCCTTCCCTgatgaaaacaaagagagataT atggtgagaggtaCAAATGTATATGGGATCCTCCGTGCTCCTCGAGCTCCGCGGACTGAAGCTCTGGTGCTGAGTGCTCCCTGCAGCCCCGGCGATAGCAACAACCAGGCTGTGGGTTTGCTGCTTGGTTTGGCTCATTACTTCAGGA ATCAGATTTACTGGGCCAAGGACATTATATTCCTTGTGAACGAGCATGATCTGATTGGTATGCAGGCGTGGCTGGAGGGCTACCACCACACCAACACTACAG GTATGGACTGGTCTCCTCTTCAAGGCCGTGGTGGTTCAATCCAGGCAGCCCTGTCTCTGGAGCTCAGCAGTGATGTTGTCACCAGTTTGGACGTGGTACTGGAGGGCCTCAACGGTCAGCTGCCAAACTTGGATTTAACCAACCTCTTTTATGCTTTCTGTCAGAAGATAGGGGTCCTCTGCACCATCCAGGGCAAG cTGCAGAGGAATGACTGGGACAGTGTGTCAGGCTACAGCCATTCAGTCCAGACCATGATGCTGATGGTAATGAAGCAGGCCAGTGGGCGGCCCTGGGGGGACCATGGCCTCTTCCTGCGCTACCACATTGAGGCTGCTACCATCAAAGGCATCAACAGCTTCCGCCAATACAAGACTGACACCACCACCATTGGAAG GCTCCTGGAAGGAATGTATCGTAAGCTGAATAACCTCCTGGAGCGCCTGCACCAATCCTACTTCTTCTACCTGATGCCATCGCTCTCTCACTTTGTCTCCATCGGTTACTACATGCCAGCATTTGGCCTGCTCGCTGTTATCCTGCTGCTACGT GCCTTAGACCTTTGGGTTCAACTGTCAACTCCACCACCAAGAACAGAAGATGGAGTTGATGACATTGAGCAG CAGTCCAGTCCAGGAGTGCTGTCCGTGTTGACTCCTCTGGTTATCAGCCATCTGACCGGAGTAGCTCTGTACATGCTGCCGATCCGTTTTCAGGAGATGGCAGTAGAACACTTCCCAGTGTCTGAGACTGAGGCCGTAGTCCTGACCGCTATCGCTGTTTACACTGCAGGCCTGGCTTTACCTCataacacacacag ACTCGTGTCGGGCGAGGGGACGGAGCAGGGCTGGAAAGTTCTGAAGCTGGTCGCTGTGCTGTACCTGGCTGTGCTGCTGGGCTGCACTGCCCTCATCAACTTCTCCCTGGGCTTCATCCTTGCTATCACCCTGGTGCCTGTGGCTGCGTTCATCACACCCCATGTCCCaaa ACTTCTGTCAGCCTTCATCTTGGTCGTCCTCAGCCCAGCCTTCACTCTGCTCTTTTCAGTCTTCCTCTACCAAGAGCTGCTTGAAATGCCCATCAGCTTCCAAGAAGGTTGGGTGCTATACCTGTCGGTCATCTCGCAGGGCATCCTGGATCACTTCCTGTACGGCTCTCTGGTCTACCCACTAGTAGCCCTGCTGGTCTATCCTTGCTGGCTGCTTTTCTGGAACATCCTCTTCTGGAAGTAG